From Polycladomyces subterraneus:
GGTGGCGGAGCGTTTTACTATCGACGGATTGATTGAGGCCATTGCCCAACATCCGCCGAAAGTGCTGACGAAGGGGGAGTTGCGATGAAACCGTTCGCACGGCATCGCCGGTTGAGAAGGAATGAGGCAATCCGAAGCATGGTGCGAGAACACCATGTGCAAGTGACGGATTTGATCTACCCATTGTTCGTCGTGGAAGGGAATGCTGTGAATGAGGAGATCCCGTCCATGCCGGGAGTTTATCATTACTCCCTGGACCGGCTGGACGAAGAGATCGACGAAGTGGTGGACCTCGGCATCCCGTCCGTCCTGATCTTCGGCGTACCCAATGAAAAAGACGCCTGCGGTAGTTCCGCCTACGACGAAAACGGCATCGTCCAGCGGGCCATCCGCCAGATCAAGGAGCGGCATCCTGGATTGTATGTTATCGCGGACACATGCTTGTGCCAGTACACCGATCATGGCCACTGCGGCGTAGTGGAAGACGGGGAGATCGTCAACGACGCTTCACTGGAGCTGTTGGTGAAAACCGCCGTCTCCCAAGCACGTGCGGGTGCGGACATGATCGCGCCTTCCAATATGATGGATGGGTTTGTCGCTGCCATCCGCCAAGGGCTGGACGAAGCGGGGTTCACACACATTCCGATCATGTCGTATGCGGTGAAGTATGCCTCCGCCTTCTACGGTCCGTTCCGTGATGCGGCTCATTCGGCACCCCAGTTCGGAGATCGCCGTACGTACCAGATGGACCCGGCCAACGCACGTGAAGCCTTGCGGGAAGCGGCTTCCGATGTGGAACAGGGAGCCGATCTGCTCATGGTGAAACCAGGCATGGCGTATCTGGATATCCTGCATCGGCTGAAAGAGCGGTTTGATCTGCCGGTGGCAGTGTACAACGTCAGTGCCGAATATGCGATGGTGAAAGCGGCTGCGCAAAATGGGTGGATCGACGAACAGCGTATCGTGATGGAACTGATGACTGCGATGAAACGGGCCGGCGCCGACCTGATTCTGACGTATCACGCCAAAGACGTGGCCCGGTGGCTGCGAGGAGGGATAAACGGATGACCGCGCAAACGTTGGACCGATTGGATCAGGAAATCCTGAACCTGTTGCAGGAAGGCATCGAGTTGGTGGAGCGCCCCTTCCTGGCGATCGCCGAAAAAGTGGGAACGACTGAAGAAGACGTGATGGAGCGGGTTCGCCGATTGAAAGGGGACATTGTTCGGCAGATCTCGGCCATTTTCGATACGCGCACACTCGGATACCAATCCAGCTTGGTGGCGGCCAAAATTCCGGAGGAGCGCCTGGACGAGGCAGCACAGATCATCAACGATCACCCCGGGGTTTCCCACAATTACAAGCGAAACCATGACTACAACCTGTGGTTTACGATCGCTGTGCCTCCGAACAGCCGTCTCGGATTGGAAAAAACGGTGGAGCTCTTGGGTGAAATGGCCGAAGTGGATGTGATCCGCCTGATGCCCACGCTCCGATTGTTCAAGATCGGCGTTCAGCTAGATATGACTGGAAAGGAAGATCAGACCAAGGCAAAGGCCAAACCAGCTTACGGGGAAGAAGACCGGAAACAGGCGGCCAAAACCGTCACCGACTTCGACATTGCCGTCATTCGTGAACTGCAGAAAGACTTGCCGATCGAGCCCCGGCCGTTTGACCGTTGGGCGCAAAACATCGGCATCAGCACGGAGGAACTCCTTCAAGCCGGCCGAGATCTGCAAGCTCGGAAGCAGATGCGCCGGTTCGCAGCCGTGCTCCATCACCGCAAGGCCGGCTTCCGTTTCAACGGCATGGGCGTCTGGGCCGTACCGGAGGATCGGGTGGATGAGGTTGGACCGAAAATGGCTTCCTTCAAGGCGGTCAGTCACTGCTATTTGCGTCCGACGTATCCAGATTGGCCTTACAGTATTTTTACGATGGTGCACGGCCGGACGATGGAGGAGTGCGAATCGATCCTGCAGGCGATCGAGGATGAAACGGGGATTACTGAGCGCGCCGTTTTGTACTCCACCAAAGAATACAAAAAGACCCGCGTCTCCTATTTCACTCCGGAAGCGGATGAGTGGGAGGAAAAAGTGATTCGCCGCTTCGGATTGTGAGCGAAGGCGTGTCTGAACTTTGCTCGCGTTCATGCCCAAGAAGATCACCCCCGCCGATCCATCGGTGGGGATGTTTTTTTTACGGTTATAAAATGGCTCGATGAAAAAGGGTTAAAGTTAAGCTAGGGTGTGTCTGGTCATTCCGTAAGGAAGCAATATCAGGAAAGCGAAGACCTTAGCCCTGACTGTGCGAAAGGATTGAAATCGCGGGTAATTTGTCATAGCGAAGCGTACTTTGCCCGCGTCCTGCGCTGACGGGTCGGAGCGGTCATCATATGCTTCTTCGTACGGAGCAGATGGAACGAGCCGGGAAAGCAATGCGGACAGTATTCACCAGACACACCCTAGTCCTTTATTTCTATGGAAAAGGATGAATATGGACAAAAGAATAAAAATCACAAATTCTGCATGAAGAGTAGTGATCTCTGTGCTAAAATGGTAAAGTCTCCTTTTGAAGTTAGGAAATCCTTTATTCTATCGGTTTCACTTCAAAGAGGAGTCCGCAATCATCTTAAAGAGAAAGGAAGACTGTGATGCGTCGCAAGTGGAATTGGCTGTTTGTTTCTGCCATGATTCTGGTTCTTGTTGCTGGTTGTGGACAACTCAACATCGCCGCCGAGGGTATGAAAAAATTGACGCCCAAGGAAGTGCTGATCAAAGCGGAGCATGCCGCTGAAAAATCCAAAGGTCTCTCCTACAAAATAACCGGAAACCAAGCCTTAAGCATCGAAGCCGGCGGCCAAACCAAATCCGTCGACCAAACCATCGAGGGGAACATCGACTTGACCAATCAACCGCAGGCGATGCATATAACGATGACCGTTCACAGTGAAGGCCAGAAAGTCGATGGGGAAATGTACATGGTGGGAAATGAACTCTATCAGAAGACGGTCGACGGGAGCGGCTGGCTGAAATCGAATGCGCCGGATCTCGGCTCCACCGAGTCACAAAACCCGAATGAAGCGTTGCAAAAGCTGGAAGAATTGCTCGGCAAGCTGCAAACACCGGAAGAGAAGAAAATGCTGAAAATGACGGAGACGGCGAATGCCTACGTATTGGAGATCAACGTCGACGAACATACTCCTCATACTATCATAGACAAATGCATGGAGGAAGTGAAGGCGGCGATGCTCCCGCAATTTCAACATGCAGGTATCCCCGTTGATGCCGATCAAATCAAACTGCATCAGTATAGCCAAAAGATCACGATTGACAAAAAATCCTTCAGACAAACCAAAGTGGTGCAAGAGACGAAAATAGAAATCCCGATCAACGATCCTTCCGTTAGCGGCACGCTGAATGCGGATCAAAAAATGGAAATGAGTCTGGTTGGCGATTTCAATGAAACAATCAAAATACCGGAAGATGTGAAAAATAGCGCTCAAGAAGTACAAGTGCAATAACGTATGTGAAGAACCACCCGTCTCCATCGATTCGTGGGGGAAGACGGCTGTGTCACGAAACTGAGGGAGCCATCAGTGGCTCCTTTTTATTTGTCTTCATTATTCCGTTAATGTCCTCTTCAGTCCACATGCCTTCTCACTTCCGATACCAACCCATTATCGGAAGTTTAAACTTCTTTCATCATCGATAACGAATCTATTCTTCTAAAAAGGGGTTTGACCACGGTGCAGGGCGGGTAGAAAATTCACGTTACCACATAAATCCCTTTATATGGATTTGGTGGAAAAATTACTTTTTGGTATGAGGTGATGTTGTGAAACATTGGATCACATCCCTGATGGTGACCGCGGCTTTGTTGGTCGGTGCGAGTGGTTCGCACGTCTGGGCAGCGAAATCTTTCTCACAGCCTGTATCCGGTACGCATATTACGCAGAAATACGGAAAACAGCACCGGGCGATCGATTATCAACGATACAAGCGTGACAAAGGTTTCGTTGGCAGCATCGGGGACGGGAAGGTGATTAAGGTAAAACGAGATGCGAAGTGCGACTACGGATGGCATGTGATGGTGGATCATGGGGACGGTTACGTGAGTGTCTATTCCCATCTCAGTGGAATCAGTGTATTGCAAGGGCAAAAAGTGAAAAAGGGAAACAAAATCGGCAATATGGGCAAGACCGGGAAAGTGCACGCAAAATATCCGATTCTTCATTTGGAAGTAATCAAGGATGGGAAAAAGATTAATCCAATGAGTGTCATGAAGTGACCATGCGGTTCATCGCCTGACGGCCTCTTGTAAGAGGGGGCTGCGGGTTAGCCGAAAGATCATTGGGAATGGCTCATGGTTTGGTGTCAGCTCTGAGTTGCCCACCTCCAGCTACAGTCGGAGCGGAAGTGGGAACTCAGAGCCTTTTCGTTTTTTAATACATCATCGGTCCTTTCACGCCTTCATATAAAGCGGCATCATACATCCACCAAACAGACAAAATCACCCGCTTACCCCTCGTGTGTTGTGTCGGGATTTGCGGTACAATACCGTTTGAGAGGTGATGTGGCTTGCATAAGGGATTTCAGCGGTCGATTGCCTATTATGAACAAGCGGTGAAAGTGATTCCCGGCGGGGTGAACAGCCCGGTCCGCGCGTTCAAGTCCGTGGAGATGAACCCGGTTGTGCTGCAGCGCGGCGAAGGAAGCCGGGTATGGGATGTGGACGGGAATGAATACATCGATTACATCTGTTCGTGGGGACCGCTCATTCTGGGTCATTCCCACCCGTCCGTGGTGGAGGCAGTCAAAGCGGCTGCGGAAAAAGGGACCAGCTTCGGTGCGCTGACCGAGATTGAGGTGAAAATGGCCCAGTTGGTGGCGGAAATTGTACCGTCTGTGGAAGTGGTCCGGATGGTCAACTCCGGTACCGAAGCGACGATGAGCGCATTGCGGTTGGCCCGTGCGTATACTCGCAGGAACAAGATTGTGAAATTTGAGGGCAGCTATCACGGCCACTCCGACAGCTTGCTGATTAAAGCCGGTTCCGGTGTGGCGACGTTAGGGTTGCCGGACAGTCCCGGTGTGCCGGAGAATACGGCGCAGCACACATTGACCGTCCCCTACAACGATTTAGACAGCGCCCGCGTGGCCTTCCAGAAGTTCGGCCACGATATCGCCGCGGTGATTGTGGAACCGGTGGCGGGGAACATGGGTGTCGTGCCGCCCGAACCGGGCTTTCTGGAGGGATTGCGCCGATTGACCGCGCATTACGGTGCGCTGTTGATTTTCGACGAAGTCATGACCGGTTTCCGGGTCGATTATCATTGTGCGCAAGGCAAGTATGGAGTAATGCCTGATCTGACTACCTTGGGGAAAGTGATCGGTGGCGGTCTGCCCGTCGGGGCATACGGCGGTCGACGTGAAATCATGGAGATGGTGGCCCCGACCGGTCCCGTGTATCAAGCGGGAACGCTCTCCGGCAATCCGTTGGCCATGGCCGCCGGCTATGCTACATTGCAGGAGCTGGGTAAGCCTGGCGTTTATGAGCAATTGGAAGCCAAAGCGTCCCGGTTGGAGGAAGGA
This genomic window contains:
- a CDS encoding M23 family metallopeptidase is translated as MKHWITSLMVTAALLVGASGSHVWAAKSFSQPVSGTHITQKYGKQHRAIDYQRYKRDKGFVGSIGDGKVIKVKRDAKCDYGWHVMVDHGDGYVSVYSHLSGISVLQGQKVKKGNKIGNMGKTGKVHAKYPILHLEVIKDGKKINPMSVMK
- a CDS encoding DUF6612 family protein, translating into MRRKWNWLFVSAMILVLVAGCGQLNIAAEGMKKLTPKEVLIKAEHAAEKSKGLSYKITGNQALSIEAGGQTKSVDQTIEGNIDLTNQPQAMHITMTVHSEGQKVDGEMYMVGNELYQKTVDGSGWLKSNAPDLGSTESQNPNEALQKLEELLGKLQTPEEKKMLKMTETANAYVLEINVDEHTPHTIIDKCMEEVKAAMLPQFQHAGIPVDADQIKLHQYSQKITIDKKSFRQTKVVQETKIEIPINDPSVSGTLNADQKMEMSLVGDFNETIKIPEDVKNSAQEVQVQ
- the hemL gene encoding glutamate-1-semialdehyde 2,1-aminomutase, coding for MHKGFQRSIAYYEQAVKVIPGGVNSPVRAFKSVEMNPVVLQRGEGSRVWDVDGNEYIDYICSWGPLILGHSHPSVVEAVKAAAEKGTSFGALTEIEVKMAQLVAEIVPSVEVVRMVNSGTEATMSALRLARAYTRRNKIVKFEGSYHGHSDSLLIKAGSGVATLGLPDSPGVPENTAQHTLTVPYNDLDSARVAFQKFGHDIAAVIVEPVAGNMGVVPPEPGFLEGLRRLTAHYGALLIFDEVMTGFRVDYHCAQGKYGVMPDLTTLGKVIGGGLPVGAYGGRREIMEMVAPTGPVYQAGTLSGNPLAMAAGYATLQELGKPGVYEQLEAKASRLEEGFRQNAEETGIPYHINRVGSMVCLFFTGERVVSYTQAKQSDTKRFARYFRLMLEQGILLPPSQFEGMFVSAAHSDEDIERTIEANRNALKQL
- the ahbA gene encoding siroheme decarboxylase subunit alpha, which gives rise to MTAQTLDRLDQEILNLLQEGIELVERPFLAIAEKVGTTEEDVMERVRRLKGDIVRQISAIFDTRTLGYQSSLVAAKIPEERLDEAAQIINDHPGVSHNYKRNHDYNLWFTIAVPPNSRLGLEKTVELLGEMAEVDVIRLMPTLRLFKIGVQLDMTGKEDQTKAKAKPAYGEEDRKQAAKTVTDFDIAVIRELQKDLPIEPRPFDRWAQNIGISTEELLQAGRDLQARKQMRRFAAVLHHRKAGFRFNGMGVWAVPEDRVDEVGPKMASFKAVSHCYLRPTYPDWPYSIFTMVHGRTMEECESILQAIEDETGITERAVLYSTKEYKKTRVSYFTPEADEWEEKVIRRFGL
- the hemB gene encoding porphobilinogen synthase, producing MKPFARHRRLRRNEAIRSMVREHHVQVTDLIYPLFVVEGNAVNEEIPSMPGVYHYSLDRLDEEIDEVVDLGIPSVLIFGVPNEKDACGSSAYDENGIVQRAIRQIKERHPGLYVIADTCLCQYTDHGHCGVVEDGEIVNDASLELLVKTAVSQARAGADMIAPSNMMDGFVAAIRQGLDEAGFTHIPIMSYAVKYASAFYGPFRDAAHSAPQFGDRRTYQMDPANAREALREAASDVEQGADLLMVKPGMAYLDILHRLKERFDLPVAVYNVSAEYAMVKAAAQNGWIDEQRIVMELMTAMKRAGADLILTYHAKDVARWLRGGING